atgtgataaaaaaaatccatgTATACCTACTATAATCATCCACAATTGTAACAAAAAACCTTTTCTTATTATGAGTGGGCACTAAGGTCCCCAAAGAGCACAATGCAATAGTTCACATACATGTTTGGACAGATGAGTACTATGAGTAAAGGGAAGCTTTGTATGTTTAGCTAGAGGACATACAGTGCAATGAAAAGTATCCTTGCTTCTTAACGAACTAATAACATCATGCTTCTTGATAACATCAATAGGAGCATGACCTAACCTTTTGTGCCATACATCTATAGACTCAGAGTTTGTAACTGAGTTAACAGAACTAACAGAAGACTTGACAGTAGACTCAACAGAATGAACAGGACTTCTACTCCTATTGACCAACTGTTTTGGAGCTTGACTTGGTCCTTCATGTAGGATATAGAGTCCATGCTCTTTTTTACCAATCCCCTTCACCTGACCAGTGTAAAGTTCCTGAAACACACAAAAGTCAGGGAAGAAACCAACTATACATTGCAACTCTTTAGTGATCTTGGACACAAACAATAGATTAAAGTTGAAGTCAGGCAAGAATAAGACATTAGAAACAGGTTGGTTGTCAAGAACACAAGTGTTTCCAACATGTGACACAACTGCAACTTTACCATTGGGCAAGTGAACCTTATTTGCAGCATGAGCAGGAGATACCTTAGCATTGTCTAAGCTGTCTAGGGTGGATGTAATATGATGTGTTGCTCCAGTGTCTATGATCCATTTTCTACCTTTATAAGTACAAGAGAAAGCTTTAAGAGAACTACCTGCATCAGCTGTAGAAGCTACATTAGCAGAAGGTTCCACTGCATTGTCACCACCAGGTTTAGACAACAGTTATAATATCTGATGGTATTGACCCTGAGTGAAGAAAGCACCAGGATGTGAACCTACAGTTGTGCCTCCAGTGTTCTGATTATTAGTACCTCTAACCTCTTGCCCAAGGTCAACTTGATTAGCACACATAGGCTTTCTCTTTGACTGGAAATCAGCTGGATATCCAATAATTTTGTAGCACTGGTTCTTTGAGTGGCCTTTACACCCACAGTGTTCACATACAAGAAAATTCTTCCTAGCCTTGTAACCAGCTCCAGAAGTACTATTGTTGTTAGCATTATATCCCCCTCCTCCTCCAGAGCCTGTAGTAGTCCCTTCATTATAACCATTACTAGAAGAGGAACCAACATAGGTACCACGTCCTTTTGATGTACTAGCACAAGTTCTGTAAGTGCTATTTTTTCTAGAGTACATAGCAGTGCCCTCTATTACCCCTGAACTGGCAGAATTCACCAAGTTCCTTTGACTATCTTGATCAATTAGAAGAGCATAGGCTTTGTTGGGTGTATGAATAGGACTCATCATGAGGATCTGACTCCTAGGAGGAGAATAAGACTCATTTAACCCCATGAGAAACTGTAACAATCTCTGATAATCACAATGCTCACCAAATTTCTTTGATTCAGGACATGGACAACTGGGACAAGGCATGAGAGCATCATACTCATCCCAGAGATCTCTTAGTCGTGAGTGATAATCGGCAATAGACAGTGTACCCTGAACTAGAGTATGGATCTCTCTATGCAGTTGAAAAATTCTAGAACCATTCACTGTATCAAATCTTTCTCTTAGATCTAACCAAACCTTTCGTGCATCAGAAGCATACACGACAGAGCTAAAGAGCCCAGGTTGAACATCATTCATTATCCAACTTAATACTACAACGTTACACTTCTCCCACTGATCATGTAATACAGGCTTAAACATAGACTTAGGAAATCTGCCATCAACAAATCCTAGTTTGCTACGACCTACTAAGCCAATTCTAAAGGATCGACTCCATAGAGCATAATTCTCTGATCCGGTCAATTGTAAAGAGATGAGAGAACTACCTGGAGTTTCAGTATGTTGAAGAAACAAAGGATGATTATGATCAATCACTGGAAACAAAGTATGACTCGAAGTGCCACTACCAGTACTGTCAGTGTTTGCCGATGGAACTTCATCTACTGCCATTGCTACTTCCTTAAATTGGAGATGTCTCCTTTCGATTCACCTTTAGCAGCTAATGAATCTGAACACCTCACAGAGCAAGAAACACCACTAAGATCAgaggctctaataccatgtaaaCTCCATGAAAGGAGAGTAATTACAGCAGCATTTCAGAGAGAAattgagagaagagaagaaaacatGTATTGAATGAATTAATCTGTTACATTGAATGTAGACATAATGCTCTATATATAAGCAACAGTCTTAACTAACTCTTTTGTACCTAACTATATGACAGCTCACTGTTTCTAATAAACTCAGCCTATTAGCTAACTAATTAACCATACAACTTGTTAATCATTCTAACAACATATACCACTTAACATCAaactaaaataacaataaaCATGTGATGTAAGATAGTAAGCATATGATTTTCCTCCTCCTTCAGCTTCTTATAATTTAACaaaccatatataaattttgattaaacgTTTCTCAATCTAGTCTAGTTAAGAAATACCATCCAGTAGTTCTTTCACATACATAtgccaacaataacaacaaatcCAGTGAAATTTCACAAGTAGAGTCAGGAAAGGTAATTTGGGTTCATTCTCCTTTTACTTCTAATTACACCCAAAAAACATCAATTCCCCTCGatcccattttatatgacacCATTACTACTTGACcacattttatttaatatatctgATTGTAACTATTTTCAAGTACAAACACTATGGCTTtgtaacttttaagtatttaaatattacttttaaacaattaaataatgTCCGATTTGAGTCCAAAATTAGCTAGTTTGATCACAGTACTCCAAACAAATTGTTAAAAAACTTTCACGGttaatgaaaaattttaatttctcacTCCccaaaacaaaaggaaaataaggGTATTGATGGAGAAAAAAGCATAAAGTAGTGCGGCATAAGTTTACGAAAGTCCTACTAAATCTTGAAATCCCCTTTAAAGCCAGTTCTTAAAATTCCAAAATCGCTCATTTAGAAAAATGATCTTACCGGAGAAGAAAACATTTATATTAATTCGATAAATAAATATGCAGAATGAGTTTCGCTCTCCTTCAAATAATTGCCATTTCAGGTGTATTTTCTGCCGTTTCTCATTGGTAAAATTGAATACATACAAATCTTGTGTAAAAGTCagcattttttttcaagaaaatctaAATCCAACAAAAGACTATACAACACTTAAATGAAAAGCCGAAAATACCCCCAACTCTAGTTAAAAAAGGAGTTCAAACTCTCATTTCTATATACGTATGTatgtgtatatgtatgtatgtagtAATGAGGGATGATGAAcactataattatatatatagagagaaaagacataaattaacACCTGAAgttgtttcaaattttttaaaagataccTTAACTATGCAAACGTTCTATTACCCCCCCTAAATAATCTTGAGCTaatattattacatcattttttctCACCTGACATAGGGAATGTATCCACTCTCTTTAAAGAATGAGATCAACCTAAAATAATAAAGGCAAAAGGCATAAATTACCCCCTAAACTTGTACCCATAACTCATTTACACACTTTAACTAATGAgacgacctattacacaccttaagtacataaaaatatattttatttccccCTTCCATTACCCAAACCAGGGCGCGTTTCGCTCCACATAGTTGAGCGCGTCAACACGctaataaagtcatttttatttatttttttaattaaaaaaacccAACCCAACAGTTATATTCCCATTCTCTTCATATAACCCACCCACCCGACCCTAATGAACAAGAACCCtaaattttcacccaaaaatttgaatcaagaaccctaaattcaaacatagttcaaaattccttcttttgaatcaaaggtaactctttttcattattattcatTCATCTCTTTTCCATTTTGATTCATTCctctctttttaattttgatttgtttctatctatttcgtattttgaatttttagtaaTTTGATTCGAGTTATTCTTATTAAGAAAATTcagatgaaattgaagaagcaaCAACAGCAGCAACAGAAAAATCTACAGGGGAAAGAGGAGACATTGGAGAAGACTGTTGATAACTTCTGGGTTTTACGTTATGGAGATAAAACCCAAGTTCttgctgctgctgctgttgTTGAAGTAGCATCATCTGCTACTGCTGTTGAAGTTGCAGAAATTgcaattgttgttgttgttgaaactTCGCAAGAGATTGCTTCCCCATCGAATTGGGTCTCCCTTGATGAACGATCTGTGTAATCAGGTCAGGCAAAATACTCGATAGCGGTGAAAAATAAGGCCTTTGTGAGTTGTTATTCATGGTAGATCTTCCATTGTTGCTCCCTCCGGCACCGTAAAACTTGCCGGAGAACCCACCAAACCCTAGTAACCACCGATTTGCTTGATTAGATGGTTAAAACTACAAGGATGCTTCAAAAACACTATAAAATCAAAGAAATCTTTAGCTAAAATTAGGATTTACAcacaactttttttaattaggTTTTGGTGTTCTTAGATAAAGGAAACGGGTGGTGAAATAAATGGACTatggtaaaataaaatgaatttgagtGAAAAGAATTGGGTTTGGGTGAAAAGAAACGGGTTTGGGTCAAATGAATTGGATTGGGGTCTTTTATTACATGGCTTCACTAGGAGGCGAGTGGCTCTCACTCTAGGCATAATGTCCTATGTTGGGTGACAAAAGGGggaaataaatatacttttatgtacttaaggtgtgtaataggtcgccCCATTAGTTAAAGTGTGTAAATGACTTTTGGGTACAGGTTTAGGAGGCAATTTATGCATTTTgccaataataaaaataactttatttttataggtattttgttataaaatataatttcttgtttttcttattattttagctttttttctttgttatttttcttctttcttcttcaaaaactcATTGTCATCTCCATTAAAACTCCTCACTTTCAATGTTACTATTTTACCACAAATTcgcccttctttttttttgctacTATTAGTTAAGTCTCttcaattttaaaactttatctaaatttttattttttacatttcgaacaatttgataaacacattagatttcaagatgattaggaGGTATCATTTAGTCTTTTTGTCCGGATTTCGATCAGGCTCTTTCAATTTTTGGGGAATTTATTGAttctttgaaaattattatttctaattttaaagttatatgaaaagaagataaattaattgatgatacctttaaaattttgaattttcttagaaaaataattaattttgttatcacTAACTcaataaaatttagaaaataatatgattccttttttttaaaaaaataattgaagaaggaaaaagaatggGGAGGGACACAACTTGACATGAGTGGGGAAGAATGAGAGTGagaggtgaagaagaagaagaaagaaagaaaatggagagAAGATATTAGCTTGAAGTGGGGGTGGAATTTAaggtgaaataaaaataaaaataataaaaataaaataagtcaaaaagtaagagagaaaaaaaagataaagaaaaatttaaaatgaacaaaattatattttaaattaaataaacacgTGCCACATAATAATTGGTACATGATAACACttgcttttcaaaatttgaaattggtcaaacaatgatataataatatcacTTCAAAATTGTTTAAGAGGTTAATAGGACGTTTGCATAATTATGATGGCTTTTTGAAAATCTAGAACTATTTCAAGTATCACTTTATATCTTTTCTGGAATTGTCCGTGTTTGATCCACTCACTAGTcatatattatgataataaaacaaaaatttaatttaaatatgcaAGGACCATAGTCAATATATAGACAGCAGAACAATTTTGTACGTATTTTTTCTTACTATATTCTAAGTATGTGTATGCAAGCACATCTCAATTTCCTTCATTCATAATCTTATTTTAATCACANNNNNNNNNNNNNNNNNNNNNNNNNNNNNNNNNNNNNNNNNNNNNNNNNNNNNNNNNNNNNNNNNNNNNNNNNNNNNNNNNNNNNNNNNNNNNNNNNNNNAACAGCATAAGCATCATTACAATAAGCACAATGTATATTAGCTTGTTGCTTAAACCCAAGAGGGTTTAAAGGTTCTGTCTTATCAAGATCTTTCATTCGACTAATTGCCAAATTGTACTTGGCAATATACTCCTCATCAGCAAGATGAGCAGGGGAACGGATACGGAGCTTGTTCATAGGAGGGAATTTGTAATATGGAATGGTGCTCGTATCTTTGGGGAGAGGAGGGGGGCAACAACTATAAGGAACTGGTGGACCATCAGTTATATAGGCTGTACCACAAGTATTAAAATCAGGTGGTGGTGAGGGAGCAGCAGTGGCTAATGGTGCAAGATTAGCAGCACCATAAAGACCTCCTAACCCTAAAAGAACATTTCTCCTATCAACAGCGTCAAGGTTTTTTTCATGCTCGCCACCATTTTTGTTGGCGTTGCATGAAACCTTGAAACTTTGACTACGCCTTCCGTGGAGGAAATGCTGAGAGGGTTTTGATAAGAAAGATGAGTTGGTATTATTGGAGAAAGAAGAGGGAATATTGGTAGTGCACAAAGGTAGAATAGAAGAAGCCATTGCTGGGATGAGTGTTTTTGCTTTGCAGCGTTTCATCAGTATTTATGTACAAAATTCATGTACCTACTACAAACGTGAAACACGCAGTTTTGAAAtggttttgtatttttgtttattaggttaataattcaattttcagttttaaaattttagttaatGATAAATAGATAATTCAAtaagattatattaaaattatgtttgtCTCCTTAACTATATAATAatgactttaaattttaaatgcaGATCCTATTTTCTTTTGCATTTTATAATTGTTGACTTGGTGTTAGTGTCTTCtttctaaattcatttgtttggtgtgttatttttcattttgataaattgatACGGTGCTACTTCacaagaaattaagaaaaactaATTTACTTTACCATTAacgaatttgaatttatttttacttgtaatTTATGTACACTTTTACGCATGAAGGTAGtgtatatatgaataaaattaaaaacaagaGAAACTAAAACAAATTAGAGGAATATTTTCTTATCAgttaaatagaaaaattaaatcgTAGGTTTAGATTCAAAATTGATTAACTGAAAATTGATaattaatatgattattaatttaacatatttataaatttaaaattaataaacttaACCAATTATACATAAAAGCGAACGAAATCAACCGATCTCACCGATAAAcataaatcctaaaaaaaaaaaaaattaaataggttttctttatttattatttgtgtcTGTGTGTTTTAAACGTGGAAAGTGAATATGATTTTTATCTGCCACTCAATTTAAGATGTGAGGTGGTAGGTGGGCGAGGCCTGTAGAGATATTTTGAGAGAGGTGACGGTGAAATTAACTAATGTTTAGTGTAAAATTGGTAtagaattttctattttttgtatactttaaaattattaattacaataattaataatttaaaatatttaaaaaaagttataatattGGAAATATGCTTTCACTTTCCAAATATATACCTAATGactaagataaataaattgaaattgaaaaagtatttaaaaactATGATAAAATCTAGCAGTACTATTTATTGgagtacaaaataataatttccaAAAGGATTTGGCTCCTCTCCATTTTCATTGACTCTATTTTTCTCAAGTTCTAGCCTTGATTAATGACATATGACATAACTTAGATTTAATGGctatgatttaattaattaaaatatatcccTAACTATAGTTtagataataaatatattattatatcaattaaaaatagTCCTATTATTTCTCCCATTTTCTCCTTATTCCCTCCAAGACGattgtttctctcttttctccCTATTTCCTCCAAAAATTTCTTTGTTgccatttaattaattaattcaagttCCGTGATGGTATGGCTCTTCATCTTTATGCTTCCCACCTATTAATTTCAGccctttcttcttcctcctcccaGCTTCTTCGTCATCCTCCGGTTGCACCCCATTAATTTAACACTGttataaagataataatagCTCTATTTTCGCTGTCGTGGAAAGGAAGGGTGGATGGGGTATGTGACGAGATCATTTAACTCattttgagaaaattatatTCAATGAAAAATGTACACCATCAGGTATACTCATAAAAATTATGAGTATTTTATGCTACATGAAAGTTAAAATTTcttaatacataatatattaaagagaagTTCAATTATCAAATTGAACTGATCAATAAATAGCcttacttgaaaatcttaatTATATGAAAGAATACATCTTTTTGTGACGCAATTATcaaaattgaataatatttgAGTACTTCAATTTAAAAGTTCTCCATAAATCTGAAAATACCTTATCATTTTAGGATCTAGCCCAGAAAATATTTGTTATCAAACCATCGGCATCCAGTGGCGGCTTTTCCTCTTTGAAAAAAAAGCAACCGCCTTAGGCCACAAAATTTGAGGGgcctcatttaaaaaaaataaatatgttatacatatttttttttaaaaaatattgagtattatttgtagaaaatataaacttttcGTAAAAGAGCAAAGAAGTAATAAAAGTATGATAAATTATGAGTACTATGTCTcgaaaaagattaaataattggctataataaacttcatgaaaaaatatattcgaATTTAAAGCCTCTATTCGAATTTGACTTTAGGCCACATGTACTCTGTGTACATGTGGTTATACTAGCTTGCCACATGTACACAGAGTTGGGGATACTAATCATACTGCAACTGCTACTCTCCAGCTGGCGATAACAGAACTGTTGGAGGACATTGGTTTGGAAGATGACGAGACTATTGCGGTGACTCTAGTACCAAAGAAAGGTGATATTTCCATTGGAGGTGTGGAGATCAAGCTTGCGGATTGTTAATTAGTGTGTATTCAATCTGCTGAGATTACATGAGTTGAATGATATGATCTGTTACGATTCTGTTTTTGTTTATTGGTTTGTCTGTTTGTTTGCTTTTAATTTTCATGTTTGAGACAAATGAATCCAATTTCCTTGAATAAAAGCGATTTATTATCACATAGAACCATTTACTTTTGTTATTGTAAATTTAAAATCACTTTGTTTTATCTCATACAAAATGTTAAATGTGTTGTTTAGTCATTTTGGATAGTTTTGAGAATGCTTTAAAAAAGAACGTTACAAGTGCATAATATATTGGTCTTGGGATAATTCACATATTATTACTTGTTcacatttccttttttagttgtccctaattagttgttcattttgacaaatcaagaaaggacaatttttttttacctattatatcctcaattaattattttgaaaaaggtagaacttcttgaaaatattaagtttttaattcatccatttcataattaataggggtaaaatggtaaattcactatgttaattattgatttcttaataactgtgtcaatttaaaaatggacaagtaattaaggacagagGAAATATTTGATATGATTCAATGAATTTTAGCTATAACAATTACTTTTGCTGGTTTGTGTATTCAGTTTTGGAATGATATGTTGGTCTTGGAATAATTCACATATTTTTTGTATGAGATTCCtaacttttaataaaaaatagggaaCAAGATAAGGAACAAGATAAGGAACAATAGCATGTGGATTTAGAAAGGACTAGTAACCTTAAAATAATGTAGCATacacaataataacatatactccctccgtccctatttacttgtccatatttccttttttggttgtccctatttagttgtccattttgacaaatcaagaaaggacaacaaattttttcctattatacccttatttacacttcttgaaaattgtaaaagtgtatgttgtttccctccaatttatttcactttaattcaaataagtNNNNNNNNNNNNNNNNNNNNNNNNNNNNNNNNNNNNNNNNNNNNNNNNNNNNNNNNNNNNNNNNNNNNNNNNNNNNNNNNNNNNNNNNNNNNNNNNNNNNNNNNNNNNNNNNNNNNNNNNNNNNNNNNNNNNNNNNNNNNNNNNNNNNNNNNNNNNNNNNNNNNNNNNNNNNNNNNNNNNNNNNNNNNNNNNNNNNNNNNNNNNNNNNNNNNNNNNNNNNNNNNNNNNNNNNNNNNNNNNNNNNNNNNNNNNNNNNNNNNNNNNNNNNNNNNNNNNNNNNNNNNNNNNNNNNNNNNNNNNNNNNNNNNNNNNNNNNNNNNNNNNNNNNNNNNNNNNNNNNNNNNNNNNNNNNNNNNNNNNNNNNNNNNNNNNNNNNNNNNNNNNNNNNNNNNNNNNNNNNNNNNNNNNNNNNNNNNNNNNNNNNNNNNNNNNNNNNNNNNNNNNNNNNNNNNNNNNNNNNNNNNNNNNNNNNNNNNNNNNNNNNNNNNNNNNNNNNNNNNNNNNNNNNNNNNNNNNNNNNNNNNNNNNNNNNNNNNNNNNNNNNNNNNNNNNNNNNNNNNNNNNNNNNNNNNNNNNNNNNNNNNNNNNNNNNNNNNNNNNNNNNNNNNNNNNNNNNNNNNNNNNNNNNNNNNNNNNNNNNNNNNNNNNNNNNNNNNNNNNNNNNNNNNNNNNNNNNNNNNNNNNNNNNNNNNNNNNNNNNNNNNNNNNNNNNNNNNNNNNNNNNNNNNNNNNNNNNNNNNNNNNNNNNNNNNNNNNNNNNNNNNNNNNNNNNNNNNNNNNNNNNNNNNNNNNNNNNNNNNNNNNNNNNNNNNNNNNNNNNNNNNNNNNNNNNNNNNNNNNNNNNNNNNNNNNNNNNNNNNNNNNNNNNNNNNNNNNNNNNNNNNNNNNNNNNNNNNNNNNNNNNNNNNNNNNNNNNNNNNNNNNNNNNNNNNNNNNNNNNNNNNNNNNNNNNNNNNNNNNNNNNNNNNNNNNNNNNNNNNNNNNNNNNNNNNNNNNNNNNNNNNNNNNNNNNNNNNNNNNNNNNNNNNNNNNNNNNNNNNNNNNNNNNNNNNNNNNNNNNNNNNNNNNNNNNNNNNNNNNNNNNNNNNNNNNNNNNNNNNNNNNNNNNNNNNNNNNNNNNNNNNNNNNNNNNNNNNNNNNNNNNNNNNNNNNNNNNNNNNNNNNNNNNNNNNNNNNNNNNNNNNNNNNNNNNNNNNNNNNNNNNNNNNNNNNNNNNNNNNNNNNNNNNNNNNNNNNNNNNNNNNNNNNNNNNNNNNNNNNNNNNNNNNNNNNNNNNNNNNNNNNNNNNNNNNNNNNNNNNNNNNNNNNNNNNNNNNNNNNNNNNNNNNNNNNNNNNNNNNNNNNNNNNNNNNNNNNNNNNNNNNNNNNNNNNNNNNNNNNNNNNNNNNNNNNNNNNNNNNNNNNNNNNNNNNNNNNNNNNNNNNNNNNNNNNNNNNNNNNNNNNNNNNNNNNNNNNNNNNNNNNNNNNNNNNNNNNNNNNNNNNNNNNNNNNNNNNNNNNNNNNNNNNNNNNNNNNNNNNNNNNNNNNNNNNNNNNNNNNNNNNNNNNNNNNNNNNNNNNNNNNNNNNNNNNNNNNNNNNNNNNNNNNNNNNNNNNNNNNNNNNNNNNNNNNNNNNNNNNNNNNNNNNNNNNNNNNNNNNNNNNNNNNNNNNNNNNNNNNNNNNNNNNNNNNNNNNNNNNNNNNNNNNNNNNNNNNNNNNNNNNNNNNNNNNNNNNNNNNNNNNNNNNNNNNNNNNNNNNNNNNNNNNNNNNNNNNNNNNNNNNNNNNNNNNNNNNNNNNNNNNNNNNNNNNNNNNNNNNNNNNNNNNNNNNNNNNNNNNNNNNNNNNNNNNNNNNNNNNNNNNNNNNNNNNNNNNNNNNNNNNNNNNNNNNNNNNNNNNNNNNNNNNNNNNNNNNNNNNNNNNNNNNNNNNNNNNNNNNNNNNNNNNNNNNNNNNNNNNNNNNNNNNNNNNNNNNNNNNNNNNNNNNNNNNNNNNNNNNNNNNNNNNNNNNNNNNNNNNNNNNNNNNNNNNNNNNNNNNNNNNNNNNNNNNNNNNNNNNNNNNNNNNNNNNNNNNNNNNNNNNNNNNNNNNNNNNNNNNNNNNNNNNNNNNNNNNNNNNNNNNNNNNNNNNNNNNNNNNNNNNNNNNNNNNNNNNNNNNNNNNNNNNNNNNNNNNNNNNNNNNNNNNNNNNNNNNNNNNNNN
This genomic stretch from Solanum stenotomum isolate F172 chromosome 10, ASM1918654v1, whole genome shotgun sequence harbors:
- the LOC125843030 gene encoding catechol oxidase B, chloroplastic-like yields the protein MASSILPLCTTNIPSSFSNNTNSSFLSKPSQHFLHGRRSQSFKVSCNANKNGGEHEKNLDAVDRRNVLLGLGGLYGAANLAPLATAAPSPPPDFNTCGTAYITDGPPVPYSCCPPPLPKDTSTIPYYKFPPMNKLRIRSPAHLADEEYIAKYNLAISRMKDLDKTEPLNPLGFKQQANIHCAYCNDAYAGLVGSPASFTVPEGATMEDLP